The window TTTTGGGCGTCATCATCCTGTTGCTGATGATGGCCACGGCGTTCATGGGCTACTCGCTGCCGTGGGGCCAAATGAGCTTCTGGGGCGTGACGGTTATTACGAACCTGTTCTCGGCTCTCGATAGCATTATCAACGGTCTCGGCACCGCAATCGTGGAATGGCTGTGGGGCGGGTATGCGGTTTCGGGCGCGACCCTCAACCGGTTTTTCTCGCTGCACTATCTGCTGCCGTTTGTGCTGACGGGCGTTGTCGGCTTGCACATTTGGGCGCTGCACACGGCCGGACAGAACAATCCGACGGGTCTCGACCTGAAGCAGCCGAGCGACTCCGTGCCGATGCATCCCTATGCAACGTCAAAGGATGCTGTCGGGCTGTTTGCCTTCTTGATGCTCTTCGCGTGGTTTGTGTTCTTCATGCCGGACTACCTCGGGCATGCTGACAACTACAACGAAGCCAATCCGCTGGTGACGCCGCCGCACATCGTTCCGGAATGGTACTTCCTGCCGTTCTACGCGATCCTGCGCGCCTTCACGAGCTCGTTCCTGGGTATTCCGCTCGGCGAGTACGCAAAGCTGTGCGGCGTCGTGGCGATGTTCGCGGCGATAGCCATCGTTGCGTTCGCTCCGTGGCTCGACACGTCGCGCGTGCGGTCGGCGAAGTATCGT is drawn from Hyphomicrobium methylovorum and contains these coding sequences:
- a CDS encoding cytochrome b, yielding MSGHSSTYEPTTRWGKWWDERLPIYRLMHGSFVDFPTPRNLNYLWTFGGILTFCLVAQIVTGVILAMHYNPSAAGAFDSIEHIRRDVNYGWVIRNFHAVGASMFFVAVYIHIFRGLYYGSYKAPREVLWVLGVIILLLMMATAFMGYSLPWGQMSFWGVTVITNLFSALDSIINGLGTAIVEWLWGGYAVSGATLNRFFSLHYLLPFVLTGVVGLHIWALHTAGQNNPTGLDLKQPSDSVPMHPYATSKDAVGLFAFLMLFAWFVFFMPDYLGHADNYNEANPLVTPPHIVPEWYFLPFYAILRAFTSSFLGIPLGEYAKLCGVVAMFAAIAIVAFAPWLDTSRVRSAKYRPIFKWFFWYFAFTCVALGYLGSRPAEGVYIFWAQIFTLSYFLFFLVVMPVVGLIETPKKLPRSITDAVLGTDGETAKGATAASEVR